In Triticum aestivum cultivar Chinese Spring chromosome 5B, IWGSC CS RefSeq v2.1, whole genome shotgun sequence, the following proteins share a genomic window:
- the LOC123114254 gene encoding rust resistance kinase Lr10-like isoform X3, whose product MLELAPPSSIALATFVNCSREVRNNTLYSPVACHSTSSSFVYVLIGDPTDIFALKPSCGYLGLAVIVLEGERSPYYANYRDVMESMRNGFAVSFPQDFACTTCGFEQPLPLLSIGELISGMKSRRYTWEKILELLLTRLFPRITGKYAYAAIPMWIAQWIAITAVLCRFMLPPLVVLTFLAYKYWRTRITIDAVEKFLRMQQMVGPIRYSYTDITAVTRHFRDKLGQGGYGSVYKGVLLPGDIHVAVKMLAGSSNCNGEDFISEVSTIGRIHHVNVVHLMGFCSEEMRRALIYEYMPNGSLDKYIFSSERSFSWDKLNEIALGIARGINYLHEGCDMQILHFDIKPHNILLDTNFVPKVADFGLAKLYPRDDSFVPLSAMRGTIGYIAPEMVSRSFGVVSSKSDVYSFGMLLLEMAGGRRNADPNASNSSQAYYPSWVYDRLTRQQEVAVISAADEMHELERKLCLVGLCCIQMKSQDRPTMSEAIEMLEGGVEGLHVPSRPFFCDDEHAPVAAGSHHVFSELTTLSEEEDFDGASTQDNSAGLRNAE is encoded by the exons ATCCCACCGACATTTTCGCCCTCAAGCCTTCCTGTGGATACCTGGGCCTGGCTGTGATTGTTCTGGAAGGCGAGAGATCGCCATATTATGCAAATTATCGAGATGTCATGGAATCCATGAGAAACGGATTCGCAGTTAGTTTTCCGCAAGATTTTGCATGTACTACATGTGGCTTTGAACAACCCTTGCCGTTGCTCAGTATTGG CGAATTAATCAGTGGAATGAAGTCTAGAAGATACACGTGGGAAAAGATTTTGGAACTTTTGCTAACTCGTTTGTTTCCTCGCATAACTGGAAAATATGCATATGCAGCAATTCCCATGTGGATTGCCCAGTGGATTGCAATAACTGCTG TACTATGCAGGTTCATGCTGCCGCCACTGGTGGTATTGACATTCCTTGCCTACAAGTACTGGAGAACAAGGATAACAATTGATGCAGTCGAGAAGTTCTTGCGGATGCAACAAATGGTGGGCCCAATCAGGTACAGCTACACAGACATCACCGCAGTAACAAGGCATTTCAGAGATAAATTGGGCCAAGGGGGCTATGGCTCAGTCTACAAAGGTGTTCTTCTCCCAGGAGATATCCATGTTGCTGTTAAGATGCTAGCAGGTAGCTCCAACTGCAACGGAGAAGATTTTATTAGTGAGGTCTCCACCATTGGCAGGATCCACCATGTCAATGTGGTCCATCTCATGGGGTTCTGCTCGGAGGAAATGAGAAGGGCCCTGATCTATGAGTACATGCCTAATGGCTCTCTTGACAAATACATCTTTTCGTCGGAGAGGAGCTTCTCTTGGGACAAGCTCAATGAGATTGCCTTGGGGATTGCAAGGGGTATCAACTACCTGCATGAGGGGTGCGACATGCAGATTTTGCACTTCGACATCAAGCCGCACAACATTCTTCTCGATACCAATTTTGTCCCGAAAGTTGCTGATTTCGGCCTGGCCAAACTGTACCCAAGGGATGACAGCTTTGTGCCGTTGAGCGCTATGCGGGGAACCATTGGGTACATAGCTCCTGAGATGGTATCCCGGAGCTTTGGTGTGGTATCCAGTAAATCTGATGTTTACAGCTTCGGGATGCTGCTACTGGAAATGGCAGGAGGACGCCGGAATGCTGATCCGAATGCATCAAACTCAAGCCAGGCGTACTACCCGTCCTGGGTGTACGACAGGCTAACAAGGCAACAAGAAGTGGCTGTGATATCTGCGGCAGATGAGATGCACGAGTTGGAGCGGAAGCTTTGTCTCGTTGGGCTATGCTGCATCCAGATGAAGTCTCAGGATCGGCCGACGATGAGCGAGGCCATAGAGATGCTCGAAGGTGGCGTTGAAGGCCTGCATGTGCCTTCCAGGCCATTCTTCTGTGACGATGAGCACGCCCCTGTAGCTGCTGGTTCTCACCACGTCTTCTCTGAGCTGACTACTCTGTCGGAGGAGGAGGATTTTGATGGTGCTTCTACGCAAGACAACAGCGCTGGTCTTAGAAATGCAGAGTAG